A section of the Clostridium sp. TW13 genome encodes:
- a CDS encoding ATP-dependent Clp protease ATP-binding subunit yields the protein MSYDRYNDRAQQVLVRARQYSQEFKHGYIGTEHILLGIVGSQGASKTLLANYGATEEKIVNLIGEYVGVGDVEYLMGDPPLTPRTKRVLDNALVEARNLGHNYISPEHILLSLIAESEGVAHSILNKLGVNFDTIKNDLINSFNGADQAEKHGADAIKKKAQKTPSLDKYGSDLTQQAAEGKLDPVVGRDEETERVLEILCRRIKNNPCLIGDPGVGKTAIAEGLAQRIVEGNVPQILKDKRVVSLDLSSLIAGAKYRGEFEDRLKSVMQDIKAAGDVFLFIDEIHTIVGAGGAEGAIDASNILKPSLARGEIQCIGATTIDEYRKYIEKDSALERRFQPVMVGEPTKEETLQILNGLRDKYEAHHGVKILDEALKAAVELSDRYITDRYMPDKAIDLIDEAAAKVRIKSFITPPDVKEIEEDIERVVKEKEDAISTQNYEKAAELRDNEKALRTNLEEIKNNLIAKTRSITEEVGEEEIAAVVSMWTKVPVEKLTETEAERLLKLEDILHERVIGQEEAVKSIARAVRRARVGLKDPKKPIGSFIFLGPTGVGKTELSKALAEAMFGEESNIIRIDMSEYMEKHSVSRLIGSPPGYVGYEEGGQLTGAVRKSPYSVILLDEIEKAHPDVFNILLQILEDGRLTDGKGKTVNFKNTIVIMTSNVGAHTIKKQRSMGFAVSESESDSEYEKMKENVMEELKRTFRPEFLNRIDDTIVFHKLEEQDLFKIIDLMLSSVNENLKNIDISIELDEESKKYLVNKGNDLSYGARPLKRIITKNIEDKLSEELLKQTIKTGDTVRVTVENDELKFAKLVTQ from the coding sequence ATGAGTTACGATAGATACAATGATAGAGCTCAGCAAGTGCTTGTAAGAGCAAGACAGTATTCACAAGAATTCAAGCATGGTTATATAGGGACAGAACATATTTTACTTGGTATTGTAGGGTCACAGGGAGCAAGCAAAACTTTACTTGCTAATTATGGAGCTACAGAGGAAAAAATAGTTAATTTAATTGGCGAATATGTAGGAGTTGGAGATGTAGAATATTTAATGGGAGATCCACCTTTAACTCCAAGAACTAAGAGAGTGCTAGATAATGCTTTAGTAGAAGCAAGAAATCTTGGCCATAACTATATATCACCAGAGCATATATTACTTTCACTAATTGCAGAAAGTGAGGGTGTTGCTCATTCCATTTTAAATAAGCTAGGTGTAAATTTTGATACTATTAAGAATGACTTAATTAACAGTTTTAATGGGGCTGATCAAGCTGAAAAACATGGAGCAGATGCGATTAAAAAGAAAGCACAAAAGACCCCTTCATTAGATAAGTATGGAAGTGATTTGACACAACAAGCTGCAGAGGGAAAGTTAGATCCAGTAGTTGGAAGGGATGAGGAAACAGAAAGAGTTTTGGAAATACTATGTAGAAGGATTAAAAATAACCCTTGTTTAATTGGAGATCCTGGAGTAGGAAAGACAGCTATTGCAGAAGGTCTAGCTCAGAGAATTGTAGAGGGAAATGTACCTCAGATATTAAAAGATAAAAGAGTTGTATCTCTGGACTTAAGTTCACTTATTGCAGGAGCTAAGTACAGAGGTGAATTTGAAGATAGATTAAAAAGCGTAATGCAGGATATAAAAGCTGCAGGAGACGTATTCTTATTTATAGATGAAATTCATACTATAGTTGGTGCTGGAGGAGCAGAAGGTGCCATAGATGCGTCTAATATACTAAAACCATCTCTTGCAAGAGGAGAAATACAATGTATTGGAGCTACTACTATTGATGAATATAGAAAGTATATTGAGAAAGATTCAGCTCTTGAAAGAAGATTTCAGCCAGTTATGGTTGGTGAACCAACAAAGGAAGAAACTTTACAAATTTTAAATGGATTGAGGGACAAATATGAAGCTCATCATGGAGTGAAGATTCTTGATGAGGCTTTAAAGGCAGCAGTAGAATTATCTGATAGGTATATAACAGATAGATATATGCCAGACAAAGCAATTGATCTTATTGATGAAGCAGCTGCTAAAGTTAGAATAAAGAGTTTTATTACTCCTCCAGATGTTAAGGAGATAGAAGAAGATATAGAGAGAGTAGTTAAAGAAAAAGAAGATGCAATTTCTACTCAAAACTACGAAAAGGCTGCAGAACTTAGAGATAATGAGAAAGCTTTAAGAACTAATTTAGAAGAGATAAAAAATAATTTAATTGCTAAAACTAGATCAATAACAGAAGAAGTTGGTGAAGAAGAAATAGCAGCTGTTGTATCAATGTGGACCAAAGTTCCGGTAGAAAAATTAACTGAGACTGAAGCTGAAAGACTTCTTAAACTAGAAGATATTTTACATGAGAGAGTTATTGGTCAAGAAGAAGCCGTCAAATCAATTGCTAGGGCTGTAAGAAGAGCTAGAGTGGGATTAAAAGATCCTAAGAAACCAATAGGTTCCTTTATATTCTTAGGACCAACAGGAGTAGGAAAAACTGAATTATCTAAAGCATTAGCAGAAGCAATGTTTGGTGAAGAAAGTAATATAATTAGAATTGATATGAGTGAATATATGGAGAAACACTCAGTATCAAGATTAATTGGTTCCCCTCCAGGGTATGTAGGATATGAAGAAGGTGGCCAATTAACAGGAGCTGTTAGAAAAAGTCCTTATTCAGTTATTTTGTTAGATGAAATAGAAAAAGCTCATCCAGATGTATTTAATATTCTATTACAAATACTAGAAGATGGCAGACTTACAGATGGAAAAGGAAAAACAGTTAACTTTAAAAACACTATAGTAATAATGACTTCGAATGTAGGCGCTCATACTATAAAGAAACAAAGAAGCATGGGATTTGCAGTAAGTGAATCAGAATCAGATTCAGAATATGAGAAGATGAAAGAAAATGTTATGGAAGAGTTAAAAAGAACATTTAGACCTGAATTTTTAAATAGAATAGATGATACTATAGTGTTTCATAAATTAGAAGAACAAGACTTATTTAAGATAATAGATCTTATGCTATCATCAGTTAATGAAAATCTTAAGAATATAGATATTTCGATAGAATTGGATGAAGAAAGTAAAAAATATCTTGTAAACAAAGGAAATGACTTGAGTTATGGAGCAAGACCTCTTAAGAGAATAATAACTAAGAATATAGAAGATAAATTAAGTGAGGAGTTATTGAAGCAGACAATAAAAACAGGAGATACTGTAAGAGTAACAGTGGAAAATGATGAACTAAAATTTGCAAAGCTTGTAACTCAATAA
- the trxB gene encoding thioredoxin-disulfide reductase, with protein sequence MSKDIKDIDLIIIGAGPAGITASIYASRAKLNSLLLEEAIIGGQVRNSYSIENYPGFKKTSGIELSDLMYEQALSLGANIDEFDMIEKVQLTDNEKIIETNSYIYKTKAVIIATGAEPKKLPIPNEQKYSGKGVHYCAVCDGAMYEGKIVGVVGGGNSALEEAVFLSRFAKKVLIIRRHDYFNGEKKLLDEVEANPKIEIMYNWDLVDVNGDNFMTSAKIKNTKTEEEKEIELDAVFGYIGTEPKTSLFKDYIELSKSGYIITDEDMRTNVKGVYAAGDVRNKKYRQITTAVSDGTIAALDAEKYIVDVVKGE encoded by the coding sequence ATGAGTAAAGACATAAAGGATATAGATTTAATTATTATAGGAGCAGGACCAGCTGGAATTACAGCATCCATATATGCATCTAGAGCTAAACTTAATAGCTTACTTTTAGAAGAAGCAATAATTGGTGGTCAAGTAAGAAATAGCTACTCTATAGAAAATTACCCTGGATTCAAAAAGACATCAGGAATTGAATTGTCAGATTTAATGTATGAGCAGGCACTTTCTTTAGGCGCCAATATAGATGAATTTGATATGATAGAAAAAGTTCAGTTAACTGATAATGAGAAAATAATAGAGACTAATAGCTATATATATAAGACAAAAGCAGTAATAATAGCAACTGGAGCAGAGCCTAAAAAATTGCCGATTCCAAATGAACAAAAGTACTCAGGTAAGGGTGTTCATTATTGTGCAGTTTGTGATGGAGCGATGTATGAAGGCAAGATTGTCGGAGTAGTTGGAGGAGGAAATTCTGCATTAGAAGAAGCTGTATTTTTATCAAGATTTGCCAAAAAAGTATTGATTATAAGAAGACATGATTATTTTAATGGAGAAAAGAAGTTATTGGATGAGGTAGAAGCAAATCCAAAGATTGAAATAATGTATAATTGGGATTTAGTTGATGTTAATGGTGATAACTTTATGACTTCAGCTAAGATAAAAAATACAAAAACTGAAGAAGAAAAAGAAATAGAATTGGATGCAGTTTTTGGGTATATAGGAACAGAACCTAAAACAAGTCTTTTTAAGGATTATATAGAATTATCAAAATCAGGGTATATTATAACTGATGAGGATATGAGAACTAACGTTAAAGGTGTATATGCAGCAGGAGACGTTAGAAATAAAAAGTATAGACAGATAACTACTGCAGTATCAGATGGAACTATAGCTGCACTTGATGCAGAGAAGTATATAGTAGATGTGGTGAAAGGAGAATAA
- a CDS encoding glutaredoxin domain-containing protein: MDEGRVKIYSTSWCPSCIKAKKYFDMQGVKYKEINVADRHEDRNGVMEVSGQRSVPVICIDENVIVGFDKALIDKALEVR, translated from the coding sequence ATGGATGAAGGAAGAGTAAAGATTTATTCTACTTCATGGTGTCCATCATGTATAAAGGCTAAAAAATATTTTGACATGCAAGGTGTAAAGTACAAAGAAATTAATGTAGCTGACAGACATGAGGATAGAAATGGAGTTATGGAAGTATCAGGACAAAGATCTGTACCAGTAATATGTATAGATGAAAATGTAATAGTAGGATTTGATAAAGCCTTGATAGATAAAGCTTTGGAGGTGAGATAA
- a CDS encoding NADP-dependent glyceraldehyde-3-phosphate dehydrogenase: MESSTGNLIEIVSPLDNKVVGKVQAMSKEEVDDSIKNARKAQKLWRNVPLNKRARILYRAADLIEERVDDFVEIMLREVGKDRKSSESEALRTADYIRFTADAAKAMEGESIPSDTFPGFKRNKVSIVTREPLGVVLAISPFNYPVNLSASKIAPALIAGNSVILKPATQGSISALYLARIFQEAGLPAGVLNTVTGRGSEIGDYCVTHKLIDFINFTGSTEIGKRISSISSMKPLLMELGGKDAAIVLPSADLNVAAKNIVSGAYSYSGQRCTAVKRILVEDSIADTLIEKIKAGIEKLKVGNPLDGDVDVVPLIDSKSADFVEELMKEAEEKGATKVIGGSREGNLIYPTLYDNVSLDMRLAWEEPFGPVLPVIRVKDKDEAIEIANKSEYGLQASVFTQNINDAFYIADKLEVGTVQVNNKPERGPDHFPFLGVKSSGIGTQGIKYSIEAMSRPKAIVLNIIE; encoded by the coding sequence ATAGAAAGTAGTACAGGAAATCTTATAGAGATAGTATCACCTTTGGATAATAAAGTAGTTGGAAAAGTTCAAGCCATGAGCAAGGAAGAGGTAGATGATTCTATAAAAAATGCTAGAAAAGCTCAAAAGCTATGGAGAAATGTTCCTTTGAATAAAAGGGCTAGAATTTTATATAGAGCTGCGGATTTGATAGAGGAAAGAGTAGATGATTTCGTAGAAATTATGCTTAGAGAAGTTGGTAAAGATAGGAAGAGTTCTGAATCAGAAGCTCTAAGAACAGCTGATTATATAAGATTTACAGCTGATGCAGCGAAAGCAATGGAAGGAGAGAGCATTCCATCAGATACCTTCCCTGGGTTTAAAAGAAATAAGGTTTCTATTGTAACGAGAGAACCACTAGGTGTGGTTTTGGCAATTTCACCTTTCAACTATCCGGTGAATTTATCTGCATCTAAAATAGCACCAGCTCTAATAGCAGGAAATTCTGTTATTTTAAAACCTGCTACTCAAGGAAGTATTTCTGCCTTATATTTAGCAAGAATATTTCAAGAAGCAGGTTTGCCAGCAGGAGTTTTAAATACTGTAACTGGCAGAGGCAGTGAGATTGGTGATTATTGTGTTACACATAAACTTATTGATTTTATTAATTTTACAGGAAGTACTGAGATAGGTAAAAGAATTTCAAGCATTTCATCAATGAAGCCTTTGTTGATGGAACTTGGAGGCAAGGATGCGGCCATAGTTTTACCTAGCGCTGATTTAAATGTAGCAGCAAAAAATATAGTTTCAGGTGCATATTCATATTCAGGTCAGCGTTGTACAGCTGTTAAGAGAATTCTTGTAGAAGATTCTATAGCAGATACACTTATTGAAAAAATAAAAGCAGGAATTGAAAAGCTTAAGGTTGGAAATCCCCTTGATGGAGATGTGGATGTAGTTCCTCTTATAGATAGTAAATCTGCTGATTTCGTTGAAGAATTAATGAAAGAGGCAGAAGAAAAAGGAGCCACAAAAGTAATAGGTGGCAGTAGAGAAGGAAACTTAATTTATCCGACTTTATATGATAATGTTAGTCTTGATATGAGGCTAGCTTGGGAGGAACCTTTTGGTCCAGTACTACCTGTAATAAGAGTTAAGGATAAGGATGAAGCTATTGAAATAGCAAATAAATCAGAATATGGGCTTCAAGCATCTGTATTTACACAAAATATAAATGATGCATTTTATATAGCAGATAAGTTAGAGGTTGGAACTGTTCAAGTAAATAATAAACCTGAGAGAGGACCAGATCATTTTCCATTCTTAGGAGTAAAGTCATCAGGCATAGGAACTCAAGGTATAAAATATTCAATTGAAGCTATGTCTAGACCAAAAGCAATTGTGTTAAACATTATTGAATAA
- a CDS encoding glutaredoxin family protein has translation MVKVYSTNSCPWCVKAKNYLSSKGVDFEDLNVQENMEAREEMVSKSKQMGVPVLDIDGTIIVGFDKPEIDKALNL, from the coding sequence ATGGTTAAAGTTTATTCAACAAATTCATGTCCATGGTGTGTAAAAGCAAAAAATTATTTATCTTCAAAAGGAGTAGATTTTGAAGATCTAAATGTTCAAGAAAACATGGAAGCTAGAGAAGAAATGGTATCTAAGTCAAAACAAATGGGAGTACCAGTACTAGACATAGATGGTACTATCATTGTTGGTTTTGATAAGCCAGAAATTGATAAAGCCTTAAATCTTTAA
- the aspS gene encoding aspartate--tRNA(Asn) ligase: MERLYVKQVKEVKDDEKVLVKGWVYKIYELGHVNFVRLRDKTGILQLVLTKEMCAGLRLEMCIEASGVKVSNEKAIDGVEIQVSELSIIGKSYYDELPFEINKGKITASLETQLDHRVISLRQPKIMATFKIQEEIQTAFRAYLKERNFTEVHTPKIIASGTEGGSEMFTVNYFDHRAFLAQSPQFYKQMMVGVGFERVFEIGHAYRAELHNTWRHLNEYVSMDIEMGFIKDEYEIMDLEEGFMNFLFKHLNETCADVLKMFDIKLPEAIKIPRIKLTEAQDIILEEYGKRSPVGNLDAEGEKLFSQYVKEKYDSDFVFLTKYTRSKRPMYTMPDDEDDTVTKSFDLIYKGLEITTGGQRIHDYEMLVENIKKFGMKPEDFDFYTENFKYGMPPHGGLAIGLERLTMKILDLQNIREASLLPRDMKRITP; the protein is encoded by the coding sequence ATGGAAAGATTATACGTAAAGCAAGTTAAAGAAGTAAAAGATGATGAAAAAGTATTAGTAAAAGGATGGGTATATAAAATATATGAGCTTGGTCATGTAAACTTTGTAAGACTTAGAGATAAGACTGGCATACTACAGTTAGTGCTTACAAAAGAAATGTGTGCAGGATTAAGATTAGAAATGTGTATTGAAGCATCTGGGGTTAAAGTATCAAATGAAAAGGCTATTGATGGAGTTGAAATTCAAGTAAGTGAACTTAGCATAATAGGTAAGAGTTATTATGATGAACTTCCTTTTGAAATCAACAAAGGAAAAATAACTGCAAGTTTAGAGACTCAATTAGATCATAGAGTTATAAGTCTTAGACAACCAAAGATAATGGCTACTTTTAAGATTCAAGAAGAAATTCAAACAGCATTTAGAGCTTACTTAAAAGAAAGAAACTTTACTGAAGTTCATACACCAAAGATAATAGCATCTGGTACTGAAGGTGGAAGTGAAATGTTCACTGTAAATTACTTTGACCATAGAGCATTCCTTGCACAAAGTCCTCAATTCTACAAACAAATGATGGTTGGAGTAGGTTTTGAGAGAGTATTTGAAATAGGTCATGCGTACAGAGCAGAGCTTCATAATACTTGGAGACATTTAAACGAGTATGTAAGTATGGATATAGAGATGGGGTTCATAAAGGATGAATATGAAATTATGGATTTAGAAGAAGGTTTTATGAATTTCCTTTTCAAACATCTAAATGAAACTTGTGCAGATGTGCTTAAGATGTTTGACATAAAGTTACCTGAAGCAATTAAGATTCCAAGAATAAAGCTTACAGAAGCGCAAGATATAATTCTTGAAGAGTATGGTAAGAGATCACCAGTAGGAAATTTAGATGCAGAAGGTGAAAAGTTGTTCTCTCAATATGTAAAAGAAAAATATGATAGTGACTTCGTCTTTTTGACAAAGTACACAAGATCAAAAAGACCAATGTATACTATGCCAGATGATGAAGATGACACAGTTACAAAGAGCTTTGACTTAATATATAAAGGACTTGAAATAACTACAGGTGGACAAAGAATTCATGATTATGAAATGTTAGTTGAGAACATTAAGAAGTTTGGTATGAAGCCAGAAGATTTTGATTTCTATACAGAAAACTTTAAATATGGAATGCCACCACATGGAGGTCTTGCAATAGGATTAGAAAGACTTACAATGAAGATTTTAGATTTACAGAATATTAGAGAAGCATCTTTATTGCCAAGAGATATGAAGAGAATAACACCTTAA
- the gatC gene encoding Asp-tRNA(Asn)/Glu-tRNA(Gln) amidotransferase subunit GatC, with amino-acid sequence MAKTEVTIEEVQYVAKLAKLKFTEEDLKKMTEQFQDILGHFEDLDKLDLSDIDLTKMEDTNKDFRKDIPQVFEDKKKLMQNVKTLRDGAIEVPKILD; translated from the coding sequence ATGGCAAAAACAGAAGTGACTATTGAAGAAGTTCAATATGTGGCTAAACTTGCAAAATTGAAGTTTACAGAAGAAGATTTAAAAAAGATGACAGAGCAATTTCAAGATATACTTGGACATTTTGAAGATTTAGATAAGCTAGATTTATCAGATATTGATTTAACAAAGATGGAAGATACAAATAAAGACTTTAGAAAAGATATCCCACAAGTTTTTGAGGATAAGAAAAAGTTAATGCAAAATGTAAAAACCTTAAGAGATGGTGCAATAGAGGTACCTAAGATATTAGATTAG
- the gatA gene encoding Asp-tRNA(Asn)/Glu-tRNA(Gln) amidotransferase subunit GatA, producing MDFYHMKVKDIRDGIRDGKFTSEEVVKAYFEKIKEKNSEIEAYLTLCQEEAIKAAKDTDEKIKRGEKVGILQGVPIAIKDNICTDGVRTTCASKMLEDFVPPYDATVVKKLKEEGAIILGKVNMDEFAMGSSTENSAFKKTKNPWDVARVPGGSSGGSAAVVSAEMAPISLGSDTGGSIRQPAGFCGVVGLKPTYGLVSRFGLIAFASSLDQIGPIGKNVEDCALLLQAIAGTDPMDNTSKRDLKEEDYLEGLEDGVKGMRIAVPKEFFEEGLNEEIAESVKEAIEKFKKLGAIVEEISLPITKEGLSAYYIISSAEASSNLSRYDGIRYGYRTKEFEDVYELMEKSRSEAFGDEVKRRIMIGTYSLSSGYYDAYYNRAMKLKKKIKNQFREVFEKYDLIVGPVSPVLPFKMGEKKSNPLEMYLADIYTVNINLAGIPAISIPCGVGKESKLPIGLQIMGPHFGEKKILKGAKALEKELDLDLVKLREESYSYSKR from the coding sequence ATGGATTTTTATCACATGAAAGTTAAAGATATAAGAGATGGTATTAGAGATGGCAAATTTACTTCAGAAGAAGTAGTTAAAGCATATTTTGAAAAGATTAAAGAAAAAAATTCAGAAATAGAAGCTTATTTAACATTATGCCAAGAAGAGGCTATAAAGGCAGCAAAGGACACAGATGAAAAAATTAAAAGGGGAGAAAAGGTAGGAATACTTCAAGGAGTTCCTATAGCCATAAAGGATAACATTTGTACGGATGGAGTAAGAACTACTTGTGCTTCAAAAATGTTAGAAGATTTTGTGCCTCCTTATGATGCAACCGTAGTTAAAAAGCTTAAAGAAGAGGGCGCAATTATTCTTGGAAAAGTGAACATGGATGAGTTTGCCATGGGATCTTCTACAGAAAATTCAGCCTTTAAGAAAACTAAAAATCCTTGGGATGTTGCTAGAGTACCTGGTGGGTCTTCTGGTGGATCAGCTGCAGTAGTTTCAGCAGAAATGGCTCCTATATCTTTAGGTTCAGACACAGGTGGATCGATAAGACAGCCAGCAGGTTTCTGTGGAGTTGTTGGACTTAAGCCAACCTATGGACTTGTATCAAGATTTGGCCTTATAGCTTTTGCATCATCTCTAGATCAAATAGGACCTATAGGAAAGAATGTAGAAGATTGTGCATTATTACTTCAAGCAATAGCAGGTACTGATCCTATGGACAATACCAGCAAAAGAGATCTTAAGGAAGAAGATTACTTAGAAGGTCTTGAGGATGGAGTCAAAGGAATGAGGATAGCAGTTCCTAAAGAATTCTTCGAAGAGGGCTTAAATGAAGAAATAGCAGAAAGCGTTAAAGAAGCTATAGAGAAGTTCAAGAAGTTAGGAGCTATAGTAGAAGAAATTTCTCTTCCTATAACTAAAGAAGGACTTTCAGCTTACTACATTATTTCTTCAGCAGAAGCTAGTTCAAATCTTTCTAGATATGATGGAATTAGATATGGATATAGAACTAAGGAATTTGAAGATGTATATGAGCTTATGGAAAAGAGCAGAAGTGAAGCCTTTGGAGATGAAGTAAAGAGAAGAATTATGATTGGAACTTACAGTCTTTCATCAGGTTATTATGATGCTTACTATAATAGAGCAATGAAGTTAAAGAAGAAGATAAAAAATCAATTTAGAGAAGTATTTGAAAAGTATGATTTAATTGTAGGACCAGTATCACCAGTTCTTCCATTTAAGATGGGAGAGAAGAAGAGCAATCCTCTAGAAATGTATTTAGCAGATATTTATACAGTTAATATAAACTTAGCTGGAATCCCTGCCATATCAATACCTTGTGGAGTAGGTAAAGAAAGCAAGCTTCCAATAGGATTGCAGATAATGGGACCACACTTTGGTGAAAAGAAAATATTAAAAGGAGCTAAGGCTCTTGAAAAAGAATTAGATTTAGACTTAGTAAAATTAAGAGAAGAATCATATTCATATTCTAAGAGATAG
- the gatB gene encoding Asp-tRNA(Asn)/Glu-tRNA(Gln) amidotransferase subunit GatB yields MAYETIIGLEIHAELKTKTKIFCNCSTAFGSKPNENTCPVCLGLPGTLPVLNEEVVNLAVKAGKALNCKINQLNKLDRKNYFYPDLPKAYQISQFDLPICSGGSVEIETKDGIKTVRLNRIHIEEDAGKLVHLEYEPYSLIDYNRVGVPLVEIVTEPDMSSPEEAVAFLKNLKNILEYAEISDCRMEEGSLRCDANISLREVGKKELNCKVEIKNINSFKEVQKALEKEEKRQRELYEYGESYKIKQETRRWDSAKGRTIVMRTKEDADDYRYFPDPDLLPVVIEDFILENAEKTMPELPKARKQRFATTYDLTEKEIDILTGDKYLADYYEGLVEKGCESKIAANWILGDLFRLMKDHEGDFDDIPVKQDHIVEIADMVSKGTLSSTAAKEVFEEVFNTGKEPKVIVEEKGLTQINNEDEIEKAVIEAMEKHPQSVEDYKSGKLQAIGFLVGQVMKATKGKANPPMVKQMLEDKLK; encoded by the coding sequence ATGGCATACGAAACTATAATTGGGCTTGAAATACATGCTGAGCTCAAAACAAAAACAAAAATATTCTGTAACTGCTCAACAGCGTTTGGTTCAAAACCAAATGAAAATACTTGTCCTGTCTGTTTAGGATTACCAGGTACTCTTCCAGTATTAAATGAAGAAGTAGTAAATTTAGCAGTAAAAGCAGGTAAGGCATTAAATTGTAAAATAAATCAATTAAACAAATTGGACAGAAAGAATTACTTCTATCCAGACCTTCCAAAGGCATATCAGATATCTCAATTTGATTTACCTATATGTTCAGGTGGAAGTGTAGAAATAGAAACTAAAGATGGCATTAAAACTGTAAGATTAAACAGAATTCATATAGAAGAGGATGCAGGTAAGTTAGTGCATTTAGAGTATGAACCATATTCACTAATTGACTATAACCGTGTTGGGGTACCTCTAGTTGAAATAGTTACTGAACCAGATATGAGTTCACCAGAAGAAGCTGTAGCCTTCCTTAAGAACTTAAAGAACATATTAGAATATGCTGAGATATCAGACTGTCGTATGGAGGAAGGTTCCTTAAGATGTGATGCTAATATTTCTTTAAGAGAGGTTGGAAAGAAAGAATTAAACTGTAAGGTTGAAATAAAAAACATTAACTCCTTTAAGGAAGTACAAAAGGCTCTTGAAAAAGAAGAGAAGAGACAAAGAGAGCTGTATGAGTATGGGGAAAGTTACAAGATAAAACAAGAAACAAGACGTTGGGATTCAGCAAAAGGAAGAACTATAGTTATGAGAACTAAGGAAGATGCTGATGATTATAGATACTTCCCAGATCCAGATTTGCTTCCTGTTGTAATTGAAGATTTCATTTTAGAAAATGCAGAGAAAACAATGCCAGAGTTACCAAAGGCAAGAAAGCAAAGATTTGCAACAACCTATGATCTTACTGAAAAAGAGATTGATATTTTAACAGGAGATAAATATTTAGCAGATTACTATGAAGGCTTAGTTGAAAAAGGCTGTGAAAGTAAAATAGCTGCAAACTGGATACTTGGAGATTTATTCAGACTTATGAAGGATCATGAAGGAGACTTTGATGATATTCCAGTTAAGCAAGATCATATAGTAGAAATTGCTGATATGGTAAGCAAGGGAACTTTAAGTAGCACTGCAGCTAAAGAAGTGTTTGAGGAAGTATTCAACACAGGAAAAGAACCAAAGGTTATTGTTGAGGAGAAGGGACTTACTCAAATCAATAATGAAGATGAAATAGAAAAAGCAGTTATAGAAGCTATGGAAAAACATCCACAGTCAGTAGAGGACTATAAGAGTGGAAAACTTCAAGCTATAGGCTTCCTTGTAGGTCAAGTTATGAAGGCAACTAAAGGAAAAGCAAATCCACCTATGGTTAAGCAAATGCTTGAAGACAAATTAAAATAG
- a CDS encoding helix-turn-helix domain-containing protein: MLDMIKIGKIISDQRRRLNLTQMEVADKLGVTFQAVSSWERGQTMPDITKLDELSKILNISIDELLNNKNGTNIIQRIIKNEEDINVESVDEFIEIAPIIKPESSEILAKQMVEKKDISLKELASLAPYLSEETLSEFAKNISTNNLNELASIAPYLAEDYLVELIEKSVTETNSFDKIMSLIPYIDSEKLDKIVLKVRENNSAVDVIIPVAPFMEEETLTKIVVGEIEKGNFGDVVALIPYVESDDLNRLIKERFSFKGM, from the coding sequence ATGTTGGATATGATAAAAATAGGCAAAATAATTTCTGATCAAAGAAGAAGATTAAATCTAACTCAAATGGAGGTGGCAGATAAATTAGGAGTTACTTTTCAAGCAGTAAGTAGTTGGGAGAGAGGACAAACTATGCCTGATATTACTAAGCTTGATGAGCTATCAAAAATTTTAAATATATCAATAGATGAGCTTCTAAATAATAAAAATGGGACCAATATAATTCAAAGGATTATTAAAAATGAAGAAGATATTAATGTAGAATCAGTAGATGAGTTTATAGAAATTGCGCCAATTATTAAACCAGAAAGTTCTGAAATTTTAGCAAAACAAATGGTAGAGAAAAAGGATATAAGTTTAAAGGAGCTGGCATCACTTGCACCGTACTTAAGTGAAGAAACTTTGAGTGAATTTGCGAAGAATATATCAACAAATAATTTAAATGAATTAGCATCAATTGCACCATATTTAGCAGAAGATTACTTAGTTGAATTAATAGAAAAATCAGTAACTGAAACAAATTCTTTTGATAAGATAATGAGTTTAATACCATATATTGATTCAGAAAAGCTTGATAAAATTGTTCTTAAAGTACGAGAAAATAACTCAGCAGTTGATGTAATAATTCCAGTAGCTCCTTTTATGGAAGAAGAAACATTAACGAAAATAGTTGTTGGGGAAATAGAAAAAGGAAACTTTGGTGATGTTGTAGCCTTAATTCCATATGTAGAGAGTGACGATTTAAATAGACTTATTAAAGAAAGATTTTCTTTTAAAGGGATGTAG